GGTCGAGCAGGCCGAAGGGGTGCAGGTGGGCCTGGCTGCTCGGGGGGAGCAGGCTTCCGATCACGTGGACGTTCCCGAGCGAACCGACGGCGACCCCGCCGTCGATCGTGGCCGCGATCGACCCCCCGGCGGCCTCGAAGACCTCGGGGACGACCGTCGTGACCGGCGCTTCCTCCCCGATGGCGTACCCCTTCGGCGCGAGCGTCCAGAGTTCGCGTTCGATCTCGCGGGTGTCGGCCAGTAGCGGGTGACCGCCGGCCCTGTGCTCGTCGAGCGCGGCGAACTCGTGTTCGTCGGTCGAGACGGCACGGGAGTCGATGAGCGCCGTGGAACCTGCCTGCAGGTCACAGAGCACCCGGATCCCGGCGTCGGTCAGCACGAGCGTGCCGCCGGTCTCGACGTACTCGTCGATCGCGTCGGGAGCGTCGATCGCGTCGTGGATCAGGACGACGTTGTCGTAGACCGCCTCGTCGTCCTCGACGAGCACCCCCTCTTCGACCTCCGTTGGCGAGACGAACTCGACGCTGCCCTCCGCGAACTCGGCGTAGCTCTCGAAGTACGCGAGGGGCGTCGAGTCGTAGAGGCGCTGTTCGTAGCCGAGCACGTCCCGCGGATCGGGCGCGTCGTCGCTCGCGTCGGAGACGACCGCGTCGACCAGCACGGCCACCTCGGTGCTCGCGGATCGGGGGTTCTCGACGGTGACGCGCCACTGGCCGACGGCGGGGTCGGCGATCGTCCATCCGGACTCGCGTTTCGATCCGCCGCCCGCGCCGTTGAACGACCGTCGCTCGGCCCCGTCGGGGTCCGAGAGCGTCGCGCGGATCGGTTCGGTCCCGTCGGGCCGGACGTGGATCGAGACCTCGTCGGTCGGCGGCGAGACCGTGAGCGCGATCGTTTCCGTCCCCTTCGGGTCGATCTCGACGGTGGTGCGGGTCCGCTCCGACTCCGCGCCGACGAACGAGAGCGTGTCCGACGAGCGGGTCAGCGAGTCGGTCGTGACGACCGCCGTCGAGCGCTCGCCGGCGATCCCCGGCGCCGAGAGGTCGGGAACCTCGCGGCTCATCGTCCGGAGCGCGCCGACGTACGCGCCGGCCTGGGTCGCCACGAGTTCGGGGATGTACTCCGCCTCCATCGGCGTGATGGTGTTCGAAAACGCCATCTCGAGGGCGATCGACTTCGCGCCGAGGCCGCCCGCCTCCTCGGGGTGGGCCGCCCAGCCCAGCAACGCGCCCGTGGTGCCGTAGTCGAGGGCGTCGTAGACCGTCCCGAAGTCGTAGAGCGATCCGGGCAACATCGCCTCCGTGTCGGGGAGGTCCCCGCCCTCCTCGCGGACGGGGTCGTAGCGCTCGGGCCCGAGCGAGATCGCCCCCATGTTCTCCTCAAGCGACCCGATCTCCTCCTCGATGCCCGCGCCGATCGCGCGGTTGAGCCGGTCCATCTCCGCGAGTGCTCGGTGATCGAACTGTCCGTTCGCGACCAGCGAGACGACGAACTGCTCGGACCAGTGCATCCCGTGAAGGTCGGCGAAGAGTTCGACGTTCTCGTAGCCGCGCACGTGGTGAGCGATCGCGAGCGAATCGGGCGCGTGCTCGGCGACGCGGTCGGGGACGTCCCCGTCGACGCCCGCCGAACCGTTGATGAGGTCCGCACCGTCGGGGTCGGCGGGGTAGTGGACCGGGTCGATCCACCCGGCCGTCGGGTACTGGCGGTTGGGATCGACCCCCGTCGCGCTCTCGCGCTCGAAGGCGTCGAGCCCGCCCGAGTACCGCGGGTCGCGGGCCACCCAGCCGTCAGGGTTCGCGTACAGGAACACGAGGACGACCTCGTCGAGGACGGCCTCGACATCCGGTTCCTCCCCCCCGAGCACGCGCTCGATGAACCGGTTTCCGGCCTCGACGCCGACGCGCTCGTCGCCGTGGATCGAGAGGGTGGAGACGAGTTTCCCCTTCCCGGCGAACGTCTCCCGGTTCCCGACGTCGTTCGTGAGTTCGGCCACCCAGAGGTCCTTCGGATCGACCTCGCCGTCGAGGAGGTCCCGGTGGCCGGGGCTCTCGCCGATCGAGGAGAGTGCGAGGCGTTCGGGGTGTTCATCCGCGAGATGCGAGAGGCCGGCCTCCGTCTCCTCGAACCCAACGTAGTCGACGCTCTCCTCGGGATCGGGGAACACCCCCTCCGAGTAGTCCCCGAGCATCCAGAACGGGTTCGCGCCCGGCGAGTGGACGAGCTCCGAGACGGCCTCGACGTCGAGGACGGCCGAGACCGCCCCCTCGTCGAGGCGGCCGTAGGCCGCGGGTTCGGGCGTGCGCGTCTCGCGGTAGGCCGTGAGCCCGTCGTCGACCGCCGAGAGCCCGTCCTCCCCGTTGAGCCGTATCAGCGTCGGGATCTCGTAGTCCTCGGGGGTGTGGTTCCGGATGAACTCGTAGCGATCGCCGGTCTTCTCCGAGGTGTGGTCGCTGTGGGCGCTCCCCGGGAGCGCGAGCGCGCCGGCCGTCGCCGCCGACAGCCGAACGAACCCCCGCCGGGAGATCGGTACGTCGGAGAGCCGCTCGCTCGCCGCCCGTTCGTGTGTCGCGCGGTCCATCTTGAAGTCCTTCATCATCAAAGGACCGTCTGGTTAAATCTTTATTTTATTTCGAATATATTTATATATTTTATGCTACATCGGTCTGGGACGCGGAGGGGGAAATATGACGGATGAAATACATTCGTATCGTGATATACGATACATTGAATAGTTGAATGAGCAACACTAC
The DNA window shown above is from Halalkalicoccus sp. NIPERK01 and carries:
- a CDS encoding M14 family zinc carboxypeptidase, with the translated sequence MKDFKMDRATHERAASERLSDVPISRRGFVRLSAATAGALALPGSAHSDHTSEKTGDRYEFIRNHTPEDYEIPTLIRLNGEDGLSAVDDGLTAYRETRTPEPAAYGRLDEGAVSAVLDVEAVSELVHSPGANPFWMLGDYSEGVFPDPEESVDYVGFEETEAGLSHLADEHPERLALSSIGESPGHRDLLDGEVDPKDLWVAELTNDVGNRETFAGKGKLVSTLSIHGDERVGVEAGNRFIERVLGGEEPDVEAVLDEVVLVFLYANPDGWVARDPRYSGGLDAFERESATGVDPNRQYPTAGWIDPVHYPADPDGADLINGSAGVDGDVPDRVAEHAPDSLAIAHHVRGYENVELFADLHGMHWSEQFVVSLVANGQFDHRALAEMDRLNRAIGAGIEEEIGSLEENMGAISLGPERYDPVREEGGDLPDTEAMLPGSLYDFGTVYDALDYGTTGALLGWAAHPEEAGGLGAKSIALEMAFSNTITPMEAEYIPELVATQAGAYVGALRTMSREVPDLSAPGIAGERSTAVVTTDSLTRSSDTLSFVGAESERTRTTVEIDPKGTETIALTVSPPTDEVSIHVRPDGTEPIRATLSDPDGAERRSFNGAGGGSKRESGWTIADPAVGQWRVTVENPRSASTEVAVLVDAVVSDASDDAPDPRDVLGYEQRLYDSTPLAYFESYAEFAEGSVEFVSPTEVEEGVLVEDDEAVYDNVVLIHDAIDAPDAIDEYVETGGTLVLTDAGIRVLCDLQAGSTALIDSRAVSTDEHEFAALDEHRAGGHPLLADTREIERELWTLAPKGYAIGEEAPVTTVVPEVFEAAGGSIAATIDGGVAVGSLGNVHVIGSLLPPSSQAHLHPFGLLDHSVSTLGHTILSNALGYEIARGENEPLF